The Xenopus tropicalis strain Nigerian chromosome 1, UCB_Xtro_10.0, whole genome shotgun sequence DNA segment ATTTCTTTCACTTCTGCTCAGATATGCTCTTTAGAGACATCAGGCTTGTGAACAAAGCAGTGCTATTTAGCCAACAGTGTGAATGACCAGTTGAATATCGGTTTATTTGCTTGTGCATAACACCCATTAATGACTAGTGGGTTGTTTTTTACTTGACCACATCTGGAATCTTTTATTGTAGGTTTCTAATAGTAACCAGGTACCTCAGAGCAAGTATGCAGAGCTTCTTGCCATAATTGAAGAGCTGGGTAAAGAAATTAGACCAACATATGCTGGCAGTAAAAGTGCTATGGAGAGACTTAAAAGAGGTAAGAATAATATATTTTCCATGTCATTTATATTTCGTTGTTTTCTTATTAAATAACAATGAAAGATTAGTTATCTGGGGGGTTGATTTGTTGGGTATGTCCAGAGAACCTTATTTGTAAGCTTGGAACCAGGGCTAGCATTTCTCTTTGCAAAGAGATGCACCAGCTCAGGGGACTTGTCAGTAGAACGCTGTGGTATCATCCTTGTCTATATTGCCAGTGCTGGACCAGAGCACATTTTACCAGGCCATTGCATcttcttccaaaaaaaaaacaaaacgctaCGCTGTAAACAAAAACACTTGTTCAAAGTCCTCCTCACAGTAAAAAGTCATGCATCATATCATGATGTGCTTATTGTTTATGATGGGAATACTATTTTTATCatctaagacagtgctgtccaacttctgttgtaccgagggccagaatttttccgacctacgtagtggagggccgataatggaagccagttttgaccactcccctttttgaaactgcacccacttgaaaccacacccatgttatcacatgaccatacccatattaatggttgtagtacagcaaaaacctgccatactctgcctgccctaccctgcctttgtgtgtgccatactctgccttccctaccctgcctgtgtgtgccatattctgccttccctaccctgcctgtgtgtgccatactctgcccgccctaccctgcctgtgtgtgccattctctgcctgccctaccctgcctgtgtgtgccatactctgccttccctaccctgcctgtgtgtgccatactctgcctgccctaccctgcctgtgtttgccatactctgcctgccctaccctgcctgtgtgtgccatactctgccttccctaccctgcctgtgtgtgccatactctgcctgccctaccctgcctgcgtgtgccatactttcactgtgtgtgccattcttggctggtttgtgccaaacttggcctgtgtgtgccatactctgccttccctaccctgcctgtgtgtgccatactctgcttgctctatgctgcctgtgtgtatggcacacacaggcagcctacagtgacacaatgctggcactgctcctacagtctgcacaataactatatattaaaaaactttttaattgcattaccacctcagtatatgttctttttgtagtatgcagggattatttgtgggtttctactgctcctgaggtgtgaacaggggaacaatgggggtgattacagcctgaggtgtgaacactgcagggggtgaacaatgcagagattaaaaggtgtgaacaacacagggaattacatatttaaacaatacagggggtttacagcctgaatctgaggtgagaaccatgcaggggggggcagttaatgacagtactgataccatttaaagcttacacaagagtaagccatcaaagcagccagacaggtggggggccacacagaggggggtcgcgggccgccagttggacagcactgatctaagaaGTGTAAATATTATAATGGCCCTTTGTTTGggttttataaattattttcctttactGTTTGTATTTTTCCAAATGTAAAAAGCTATTTTGTAGGTATAGTACCTTTTTCCATATTGCAGTGCCACTTTCATGCAATTAAATCAGATTGCtacatgtaaagtgttttacatgtggtGATCTCCATTCTTTCAGATCAAAGGGTATTTCAGAGTGCTTTGGCATCTGCGGGAGAGGCAATTTCTCGCAGGCGACAAAGCGCCATCTGTCAATGCTCTAACAGAATATAAGAATACACATCTGTCTCTAAAAGGAGAATAAGATATTCTCTTCCTTGTGTCACCAGTTAGGTGAAAAGCTCTCATTTTGTGTaccatattaaaaaatatatattttattgtggcAGTTTAATCCATGTTACATGTTTTGTCAGCCTTCATTAGTAGTTGCTAAACTAATATAAGACCAATTATATGTATTAGCTGTGTTTGTGTTCATCATCAAATTTATGACcaaataatttactgtataatATTATCGATTGCACCAGAACCAATGATCCCAGCATCTTGCATAGTTATATAAGTAACTCATTAGTTTTTATCTTTCAATATAATCTAAATATTTTCTCCCCAGGTATCATCCACGCTAGGGGCTTGGTGCGGGAATGTTTGGCAGAAACAGAGCGTAATGCCAGATCCTAGCTCTGCCATGTCCCACCGTTATGAAGCCAACAGCTATTTCTTTTTGGATTTGTGAAACCGCCAGAGTGGTCTTTCTGCAAACCAGATGGGTTCATCAGATGCATTTTGAAGAATTTTTGTTCAAAAGCTGCTGAagacaaaataaaatttttacatATAAACAGAGTTTTCACTGAAAAGAGTTATTACTggctcttttctcttttttcagtgAGTGCATGGATTCTACTACATTGCTTATAAgttacaatatatttacattttattcttgtaCATTAACACAAGCTGAGTCCTACCAATTTAAAACCATTCAATTTGTGTTCTAAGGACATTGCATGACTTCTTTTGCCTATAGATTTGTGTTTGATATCATCTTGTAATCTACTCCATTGACTGTAATCCTTCATAGTTTTCAACAGACTATCATGTCATAAGACATATTTGCAGCACCTGAAAGGTCTgagaatgtttgttttttttccagtcacTGATGTCACTTTTCTGGGACAAGATTCTCTGATATATGGAGTCTGCAAAATCTTTAAAAGTGCCCAAACAAACGGTAGACTAGTCATGTTTATTTTTGGTTAGAAATTTAGGGAAATATTAAAAAGGGAGTATATTACTGGCCTATGCACTTGCACGTCTGTAAACATATTTGCTAACCACTCAACATGCatgatttatttaaaggaaaaatgagAAATTTTACTTTTCTACAGGTGGATCTAGGTATCTGCCGTAACTGCAATTAATATACACATAAAGGCTGTGTtggaaaaaatgaaaactaacaaTTTGCatctttgtatgtatttattacttGATGTAATAAAGCTTATtttcactaaaaaaaatcatactacTCTTTATTTTAGATAAGTCTATAGATTTTCATCTTAAAGTCCATTATTAGCCTAGATTTGCACTGGGTGTCACCTAAGAGCTTTTCCTATCTTAGTAGTGAGCATTTTCCAGAGACAAATGAGTGCATCAGGAGGTATACAGCATTGCAAtgcttattaaagggaaaatatttcc contains these protein-coding regions:
- the cdk2ap1 gene encoding cyclin-dependent kinase 2-associated protein 1, which codes for MSYKPNPNAQHPVSNPGLQAGSAHSPSTSMASTAQYRQLVNDYGPPSLGYTQVSNSNQVPQSKYAELLAIIEELGKEIRPTYAGSKSAMERLKRGIIHARGLVRECLAETERNARS